Proteins co-encoded in one Tistrella mobilis genomic window:
- a CDS encoding 3-oxoadipyl-CoA thiolase: MSATTDAFIFDGLRSAFGRQGGVLSRIRPDDLLGQVIRALMAKTGVDPTAIEDVIAGCACQAGEDARNVARHGALMGGLPVEVAAQTVNRLCGSGMAAVIDASRAIRLGDGELMIAGGVESMTRAPFVVAKSEQAFGRDFKVYDSAIGARFPNPKVIAAYGGDTMPETADNIARDLAIGREESDAFAARSQATYEAARAAGFFEGEITAVTVDQGRKAPALEVTADEHPRPDSTMAALTKLRPLAADGVVTAGNASGINDGAAALLLGTEAAGARFGLKPRARIVAAAVAGVEPRVMGLGPVPAARKALARAGLSLADMDVIEINEAFATQVLGCLKQLDLAYDDARVNPNGGAIAVGHPLGASGARITLTALRELERRGGRYALVSMCIGIGQGIALIVERV; encoded by the coding sequence ATGTCCGCCACCACCGACGCCTTCATCTTCGACGGCCTGCGCAGTGCCTTCGGCCGCCAGGGCGGCGTGCTGTCGCGCATCCGCCCCGACGACCTGCTGGGCCAGGTGATCCGGGCGCTGATGGCAAAGACCGGCGTCGACCCGACCGCGATCGAGGATGTGATCGCCGGCTGCGCCTGCCAGGCCGGCGAGGATGCCCGCAACGTCGCCCGCCACGGCGCGCTGATGGGCGGCCTGCCGGTGGAGGTGGCGGCACAGACCGTCAACCGGCTTTGCGGCAGCGGCATGGCGGCGGTGATCGATGCGTCGCGTGCCATCCGCCTGGGCGATGGCGAACTGATGATCGCGGGCGGGGTGGAAAGCATGACCCGCGCGCCCTTCGTGGTCGCCAAATCGGAACAGGCTTTCGGCCGCGACTTCAAGGTCTATGACAGCGCCATCGGCGCCCGCTTCCCGAACCCGAAGGTGATCGCGGCCTATGGCGGCGACACCATGCCCGAGACCGCCGACAATATCGCCCGCGACCTGGCCATCGGTCGCGAGGAGAGCGACGCCTTCGCGGCGCGGTCGCAGGCGACCTATGAAGCGGCACGCGCGGCCGGCTTTTTCGAGGGCGAGATCACGGCGGTCACCGTCGACCAGGGCCGCAAGGCGCCGGCGCTGGAGGTGACGGCCGACGAACACCCGCGCCCTGACAGCACTATGGCGGCGCTGACGAAGCTTCGGCCGCTGGCGGCCGATGGCGTGGTCACGGCGGGCAATGCCTCGGGCATCAATGACGGTGCGGCGGCGCTGCTGCTGGGCACCGAAGCGGCCGGTGCGCGCTTCGGGCTGAAGCCCCGGGCGCGGATCGTGGCGGCGGCGGTGGCCGGGGTGGAGCCCCGGGTGATGGGGTTGGGGCCGGTGCCGGCGGCACGCAAGGCACTGGCCCGCGCCGGGCTCTCTCTTGCCGATATGGATGTGATCGAAATCAACGAGGCCTTCGCGACCCAGGTGCTGGGCTGCCTGAAGCAGCTGGATCTGGCCTATGACGATGCCCGCGTGAACCCCAATGGCGGCGCGATCGCCGTCGGCCATCCGCTGGGGGCTTCGGGCGCGCGGATCACGCTGACGGCGCTGCGCGAACTGGAGCGTCGCGGCGGGCGCTATGCCCTGGTGTCGATGTGCATCGGCATCGGCCAGGGCATCGCGCTGATTGTCGAGAGGGTCTGA